TCCAGTTTAAACCTCCTTTCACAATAACCTTCTACCACTAGCATAGACACTAATACAatctttattaacatttttcacTGTATTACAAGATTTTTGGTCTCAATTTAACATCACTGGTGattattaatacttaatataGACATATTTGTGTGACTGTGCGTcatatgataatatattttacacaaaGCGAAAGTAAATTATGTAATCTACACCTACTATCTCATTGTGCATAATTAGTAAACAAGATTTACAAAGTCACTTTTaggttatattgtttttataactaCATTCAATAATATGGTAGTGATATCTATACAAACCAGTGCGTAAAAGAAGCTTTTGTCGAATGTGATTCATTGTTTATAAGTttactacaaaacaaaacaataatattttccttttgtaaaacaaaaacaaaacaacagccGATATTATGTATGACGCAGAAGTCAACTTAAATTGACATTGACTGTGACAAATTTGAAAGCGTTTAGAAATTAAGCTTTCGATGAAACTtgttaatataaacattttaatactatCATTTGtgtttctaaaacaaaaacatatttctaaaatacaacatgaaataaaatattgaaattgatattTACTGAATTTACATGAAAAAAACTAGAATGCAATAAAGTAAGCGATCCTTGAATTAATTCTGAATATATTTTCTAGATGGCGTTTGGCTCAATCTCAGTAATTGCTCATTTTTATTGCACTCTTGTAATATCAGGTGCTGGTGCTTCGGATGTCCATGGATCTCATCTTCACATTGATCAGTTGGAAAATGTAGGTATGATGAGTTTAGATCCTTACAAATAAGGTAGGGTTGGTTTATAACTGGGAAACTGCCAATTTAAACTTTGCATCACTTaatagaaaaaatttaaattttattttaatatccgtcttatacttacttagattattttaaaatattaaacacgtacttatttttattttcttacggaaacaaattcTTTCGAAGttatatcgcgtgacgtcacttttaggtacattttatacgtagaaatgacgttgcTCCCACTCTTagctttgatttgttttatctaaatatcttatatgacaaaattaaaaaaatacgtgtcgcatattttttcattaccaaactgacggactaaatagatttttatttttcataccccgtcatcatcgcTAAGTATtatccgactcgaaaagcaggaataggaataggaacggggtggtttttagtcagtaagagtctgacactcccactcgcctcgcccaaggcgggaaaagccaATGGATGGTGTTCacctcttaaaaaaaagctaTTCTAATTGAGAATGACTGCAGTAATGAAATGGATCTAGAGGACTTCTAATTATAAACTGATAaggcacattttttttaaataaacacaccAAGGTTGCTCCTCgcgatgtttatttttgtatttaactaAGAATCTAATCATTCGGGTCAATAGTTTATCTTAATTATAAAATGCACGagttacaatttataaatagcGAGCAAGCATAATGTTAGAATCACGTGATCCTGAGTGCAGGGTCATACGGtaacagggatgatgacgggttatgaaaattaaaaatccatttagtccgtcagttaggtaatgaaaaaatattagacacgtatttttttattttgtctttttttatgtttaatgggccgacgattggccgctatctcgcctgatggtaagtgatgatgcggcctacgatggagcacgtctgcccataagcaacctattcactcgggctttgaagacacccaggttgtacccatcaggaaacacagactccggcaaggagtcatataacataacaatacttagataaaacgaatcacagtttaggagtgggaggaAATACGTGATTTgacgtataaaatatacctaccaaAGTGACGAAACCAAAGTaagttttgggggttaggaatttaagggttgttggggaatcggggattgggatgattgggaagggggaattgggactccggtaacctcactcttacaacgaaacacaacgcaagcgctgtttcaagtcggttttctatgaggtcgtggtatcacttcagtcgagccggcccattcgtgccgaacccactgtacaaaaaaaaaactaaatcccAATAACATTTCGCATCAGACCCGAAACCCGTTGCTTGACTATTGCGTTTCCAACCACTAGAACAGCGAGGCAGTGGTTAGTGATATTGCATGCCGTAATGCGCCATAACACCacatttaaataactattactGTACTCGGCTGCACgtggagctatacaaaaccagtttatcatgatctcgcaTTGTATAACATTTTGACGATCAGTTCATAATACTGGTTTCGCATACCTTTTAAGTGtgggccatgcttcggcacgaatgggccagctcgaccggagtgataccacggtctcacagaaaactgacgtgaaacaacgctgggGTTGTGTGACgcaggttactggagacccaaatcctcccttcccaatcttccaattttgtcaaagtcaaaattatttatttttcaaatagatCGAGAAGGCTCTTTTggacgtcaaagcaaatattacaatataaagaaaacaaatgtctgtctgtcggtcagtccgctagtgaagctatttgctcgttccaaagtgtagattcctatggagaagaatgagcaagaaactcgtTTGGATGCCTAACTTGCTCTTTGATTGCGCTATCATTCTCAGGGGGATTCCTACTTGCATCGAAATGTAACTTTACTTTGCTACGGTGTCCGAAATACGTACAGTCATTTACATGATTACAACCGAAAATATTGTACTTGAGGGATCTCGGGTTTGCTCCTAATGGTATAACATAAGAGTAACTTTCACGTAACGCTTtttatgcagaggtgcacattatcaCGTAATACGGTGTCCgctttaagtcccatgtaataggtggtgagccttttGTAAGAGAATTTAAAGACAtgaattattatcatattttgttGCTGCCACTtcgcgtgggataaaaagtatcctatgacTCAGCTGCAGTAGCAGTTCTCCTATTGTATACCAAATTGGCGGACAATAAcccaaacaaagaaaatttaacATTTCCCTATTActgtactcagtcatttaatggttttttttttaagcgtGGACAAGCCACAACCTATACAACTCCTgtaaccaggatctacagtagatacaaccatgaaaacaccggaacattgtcCCAGGGAAATACCACTGTTTGAcgaacgaaataaatcagaagatgtagaggagaagaaaagaaaacgatagtttccaacCGGTGAATTTAagtgcaggagacagaatgacttaagccggCACAATTGAGAAGCCACAGTCGCACAGCACCAAAATTTGACTTGAAAcaacttgcttccaataataggtatccCCGTCCCAAGACTTCCAATTTTGTCCGtaaatatgaaacattttatCCAACGATTGACCTCTCAGAGTTTGATTGCTcattgcaactccgctgtcgaagtGGCACCATGGTGTCAAAgcaagttgccatggccagtaacaatataaagaaaacaaatgtctgtctgtcggtcagtccgctagtgaagctatttgctcgttccaaagtgtagattcctatgaagaaaaacgagcaagaaactcgtTTGGATGCCTAACTTGCTCTTTGATTGCGCTATCATTCTCAGGGGGATCTCCTTGCGGAAATGATGGTGCAATACAACAGTCATTTACATGATTACACCTATGTCACACCCACTttgtcacaatttattttggCTAAGTCCGCATGTAACTAAGGTAAAAAGAGAACaattttgcaacgtcacgccttttatacccgaaggggtaggcagaggtgcatattatagcacgtaatgccactgtacaatgtacacccacttttcacaatttatgttgtaagtcccatgtaataaggtggtgagcctattataGAAAACTAgcatctgccagcggcttcgcccgcgttcccgtgggataaaaagtatcctatgacTCAGCTGCAGTAGCAGTCAGCTcctaccctgtctgtataccaaatattatcaaaatccgttcagaacTTTCAGCATGATTGGCGGACAATAAcccaaacaaagaaaatttaacatttataatattaacccgtactcagagtcatttaatggttactaaatCCTTAActcccagtccttagcaattgtttttaacataaaatcgttactagggaatagtttaagtaatcattaaatgtctctgtgtaTGGCACTTAGTGTGATAGacgagaaaaataaaaagacattcACAGTTAGtcaaataattcatttaatttcataaactCACTCCATTGGCAGTATCCAGTAGGCGATATGGGACACCCGTTTAATTCCAATGTTATTCTTTGGGGGGGATTGTTCGACGTGAGTTTTTCACCATCCCTCAACTGTTTAGTAGTAGGATATATGTACTCTACCTTCAGATACTGACCCTTCCTATCACTGAACTTTTGAAAAACAATCTTCCCACCTATTGGATAAGGTTCAAATTGAAGTTTCCTTTCGAACGGCTTAAATTCTAATGCGGTTAACACGGAATTCAAATTGGAATCGTGTCCTACGAGTAGGGTGAATTTCGGCTTCCCACtgttgaaaatattaaacatatacTTTAGGAGTGGACTTGCTATGTCTTTTGCAGCGCTTTGTAATTTAAACCTTATATTCTGGTTCTCAGTGATGATTTTTGCTAGTAAGTCCCATTGCTGATCTGTTTCGATTTGGCCCCATGCTACATCAGACATCGGTCGCCCTTCATAATAGCTCATGATGAACGCGTCCACCACTGCATTGGCTATGTACAGAGGTCCATTCACATTGGGCTCTTCGCCGTCTTCAAGGACAATTTCACTCTGTTGGGTATTCAAATCACACATAAACAGTTTCTTACATATATCTGCATCCTTAATGTTCAATATCCTCCCCAATTCAGTGTATGCGTGCGTTAAATTCATTTCTGATAGACGTTTCTTCATCTCTTCAGCTACCTGCTTTTTAAACGCTTCAGTTTTGTTGTGAAATATTGGCAAGAAGAGTGGGTCGAAAGCACCTAAATTTTCGTAATGTTGCACactaatattacaattattgaACGCTGTTTCAGCAAACGCCTTTGCTGATTCTAGAGTCCTTGATTTCGTATTCGCATAGATAAGCACGTCGTCCTTTTGCGGGCATCCTTCGAAAAAATCTTCAGTATCTAGCCACTGGGAAATATATTCAGCGATATATCCTTCAAACCTTAGTCCCTTTGGCGTCAATATCCCAGCTGCATCGTTCCATTTCGGCCACGGTTTCGACGAGTACAACTCCAAGCCTTCAGTCAAAGGCGTGCGTATATTGTGACGGCCTAACATAACAACCTGTTCTAGCTTCAGGCTGTTTATATCAATGCCTTTGCTCGCGACAACAATgcacataaaaacaataaatcccGCCGCcatgtttgtgtgttttacgATGCACTTTAtgttctgaataa
The sequence above is a segment of the Spodoptera frugiperda isolate SF20-4 chromosome 21, AGI-APGP_CSIRO_Sfru_2.0, whole genome shotgun sequence genome. Coding sequences within it:
- the LOC118280287 gene encoding glucose-1-phosphatase, producing MAAGFIVFMCIVVASKGIDINSLKLEQVVMLGRHNIRTPLTEGLELYSSKPWPKWNDAAGILTPKGLRFEGYIAEYISQWLDTEDFFEGCPQKDDVLIYANTKSRTLESAKAFAETAFNNCNISVQHYENLGAFDPLFLPIFHNKTEAFKKQVAEEMKKRLSEMNLTHAYTELGRILNIKDADICKKLFMCDLNTQQSEIVLEDGEEPNVNGPLYIANAVVDAFIMSYYEGRPMSDVAWGQIETDQQWDLLAKIITENQNIRFKLQSAAKDIASPLLKYMFNIFNSGKPKFTLLVGHDSNLNSVLTALEFKPFERKLQFEPYPIGGKIVFQKFSDRKGQYLKVEYIYPTTKQLRDGEKLTSNNPPQRITLELNGCPISPTGYCQWSEFMKLNELFD